Proteins encoded within one genomic window of Halobacteroides halobius DSM 5150:
- the asrA gene encoding anaerobic sulfite reductase subunit AsrA, whose amino-acid sequence MSYKLTTADFDSLLANLQDEYKVYGPTRKKDKGTFSDTDLFIYNQVEDLSELEFDVKTKFSPKEIVFPITQTLFYFTEDEYKEPKADEEKVVVFLRPCEVNAFKRLDKIFLENGPQEDIYYKRLREKVKFIVVECTEGFDSCFCVSMGTNEVKDYSAFVRAEDDKFLFDVKDDALADLFVEEEEVEFTPQFIQENEQEVEIPALEEINDDLFASEIWQEYSSRCIACGRCNTVCPTCSCWTMQDIFYQDNKEAGERRRVWAGCHIDGFTEMAGGHEFREDYGDRMRFKTLHKIYDFRKRFDMNMCVGCGRCEDVCPQYISFIEAINKLNQAIGEGR is encoded by the coding sequence ATGTCATACAAGTTAACTACAGCAGATTTTGATAGCTTATTGGCTAATTTACAAGATGAGTATAAGGTTTACGGGCCAACCAGAAAGAAAGATAAAGGAACTTTTTCTGATACTGATTTATTTATTTATAATCAAGTGGAGGATTTAAGTGAGCTTGAATTTGATGTAAAGACTAAATTTTCTCCTAAAGAGATTGTTTTTCCTATCACACAGACTCTATTTTACTTTACTGAGGATGAGTATAAAGAGCCTAAGGCAGATGAAGAAAAGGTAGTTGTCTTTTTACGTCCTTGTGAAGTTAATGCCTTTAAACGATTAGATAAGATTTTTTTAGAGAATGGGCCTCAAGAGGATATTTATTATAAGAGGTTACGAGAAAAGGTTAAGTTTATAGTAGTAGAATGTACAGAAGGTTTTGATTCTTGTTTTTGTGTTTCTATGGGTACTAATGAAGTTAAGGATTACTCAGCTTTTGTGAGAGCAGAAGATGATAAATTCTTATTTGATGTTAAAGATGATGCTTTAGCTGATTTATTTGTTGAAGAAGAGGAAGTAGAGTTTACTCCTCAGTTTATTCAAGAAAATGAACAAGAGGTTGAAATACCAGCTTTAGAAGAGATCAATGATGATTTATTTGCATCAGAAATTTGGCAAGAATACAGTAGCCGTTGTATAGCTTGTGGTCGTTGTAATACTGTGTGCCCCACTTGTAGTTGTTGGACAATGCAAGATATTTTCTATCAAGATAATAAAGAAGCTGGTGAAAGAAGAAGAGTCTGGGCTGGTTGTCATATCGATGGATTTACAGAAATGGCAGGAGGCCATGAATTTAGAGAAGATTATGGTGATAGAATGAGATTTAAAACACTTCATAAGATCTATGACTTCCGTAAGCGATTCGATATGAATATGTGTGTAGGTTGTGGTCGTTGTGAAGATGTTTGTCCGCAATATATTTCATTTATAGAAGCAATTAATAAGTTAAATCAGGCTATTGGGGAGGGAAGATAA
- the asrB gene encoding anaerobic sulfite reductase subunit AsrB, with the protein MSKNPYLPEHAEIIDIKQETEVDYTYRLDIDLDVENGQFVEVSIPKVGECPISVSDFGDDYIDLTIRHVGKVTNQIGDLEVGDKLGIRGPYGNGFPMDKYQGTDMVIAAGGTGLAPVKSIINHYYNNPAEVASLTLLLGFKSPDNILFREEIKKWRAAEHIDVILTVDKGDKEWRGNKGLITNFVDQVEFTNLDNMEVIVVGPPIMMKFTTQEFMKHDLTQEQIWVSFERKMSCGIGKCGHCKIDDTYVCVEGPVFNYPTAEKLID; encoded by the coding sequence ATGAGTAAGAATCCTTATTTACCAGAACACGCTGAAATTATAGATATTAAACAAGAGACAGAGGTTGATTACACTTACCGCTTAGATATAGATTTAGATGTTGAAAATGGTCAATTTGTAGAGGTTTCAATTCCTAAAGTCGGGGAATGTCCTATTTCAGTTAGTGATTTTGGAGATGATTATATTGATTTAACAATTCGTCACGTTGGTAAAGTAACTAACCAGATTGGAGATTTAGAAGTTGGAGATAAGCTTGGTATTCGGGGTCCTTATGGTAATGGCTTTCCGATGGACAAGTATCAAGGGACAGATATGGTAATTGCAGCTGGAGGAACTGGGTTAGCACCAGTTAAGAGTATTATTAATCATTACTATAATAATCCCGCTGAGGTGGCCTCTTTAACTTTATTGCTTGGTTTTAAAAGTCCAGATAATATTTTATTTAGAGAGGAAATTAAAAAGTGGCGAGCAGCTGAGCACATTGATGTGATTTTGACTGTTGATAAGGGTGATAAAGAGTGGAGAGGAAATAAAGGGCTAATTACTAATTTTGTAGATCAGGTTGAATTTACTAATTTAGATAATATGGAAGTGATTGTGGTTGGCCCACCTATTATGATGAAGTTTACTACCCAAGAATTTATGAAGCATGATCTTACTCAAGAACAGATTTGGGTATCCTTTGAACGGAAGATGTCTTGTGGGATAGGAAAGTGTGGGCACTGTAAGATAGATGATACTTATGTTTGTGTTGAAGGGCCAGTATTTAATTATCCTACAGCAGAGAAATTAATAGATTAA
- the asrC gene encoding sulfite reductase subunit C has protein sequence MSINVKEFKKNAYRITKERGVTALRVRVPGGHLEAKYLTILQEIAEEYGSGDLHITTRQGFEILGIPMDKVEEVNKKIAPLLQGMEEEIGVEIGDPENGYPAAGTRNVSACIGNKVCRVAKYDTTRFAKRIEKNIFPNDYHVKIALTGCPNDCIKAHMQDFGIMGLDRPEYDSYRCINCGACVDKCQQKATGALELVNYKVERDADKCIGCGECIKNCPTNAWSRDTSKKYYKLLIMGRTGKKNPRLAMPFLEWVTEDAIIEIINNTYDYIDKYIDRSLAKEHVGYIVDRTGFQVFKDEVLAEVKLNPECKVAEHIDWSGYKTNKNYSFKKASE, from the coding sequence ATGTCAATCAATGTTAAAGAATTTAAAAAGAATGCCTACCGGATTACTAAAGAACGAGGAGTTACTGCTTTGCGAGTTAGAGTGCCTGGTGGTCACTTAGAGGCAAAATATTTAACTATTTTACAAGAGATTGCTGAAGAATACGGTAGTGGTGATTTACACATTACAACTCGACAAGGATTTGAAATTCTTGGTATCCCAATGGATAAAGTAGAAGAGGTTAATAAAAAGATAGCTCCACTACTGCAAGGCATGGAAGAAGAAATTGGGGTAGAGATTGGAGATCCTGAAAATGGTTATCCAGCAGCTGGAACCCGAAATGTATCAGCTTGTATTGGAAATAAGGTCTGTCGTGTAGCTAAGTATGATACTACTCGGTTTGCTAAACGAATAGAGAAGAATATCTTCCCTAATGATTATCATGTTAAGATCGCTTTAACAGGTTGTCCTAATGATTGTATCAAGGCTCATATGCAAGACTTTGGAATTATGGGCTTAGATCGACCGGAGTATGATAGTTACCGGTGTATTAATTGTGGAGCTTGTGTTGATAAATGTCAGCAAAAGGCAACTGGTGCCTTAGAATTAGTGAATTATAAAGTAGAACGAGATGCAGATAAGTGTATTGGTTGTGGAGAATGTATTAAAAATTGTCCTACTAATGCTTGGAGTAGAGATACAAGTAAGAAGTATTACAAATTATTGATTATGGGGCGGACAGGTAAGAAGAACCCTAGATTAGCTATGCCTTTTCTAGAGTGGGTAACAGAAGATGCAATTATAGAAATTATCAATAATACTTATGATTATATAGATAAGTATATTGACCGTAGTTTAGCTAAAGAACACGTTGGCTATATTGTTGACCGAACTGGATTTCAAGTCTTTAAGGATGAAGTATTAGCAGAGGTGAAATTAAATCCAGAATGTAAAGTAGCTGAACACATTGATTGGTCAGGTTATAAAACGAATAAAAATTATTCATTCAAAAAAGCTAGTGAATAA
- a CDS encoding Crp/Fnr family transcriptional regulator → MKINDKARLLKLPLFKGLDDKIIERLNEQVLIKNYCKDEILFFDGEEVEYCYIIVSGKVKISKFTPNGQEKIIHILKAGEMINEIDLDKRSSSVTAEVIETGEIISIKIYKLLKIMKDSFELTTRIFASNSLKLRKTYRQIRNLGLKNSGPRIASRLWKLARDYGKDSKQGIKIDLNLTQRELALMIGISRETVSRFLSKLDTEGVIVCGKSKIIIKDLKELRARA, encoded by the coding sequence ATGAAGATAAATGATAAGGCAAGATTATTAAAGTTACCATTATTTAAAGGTCTAGATGATAAGATTATTGAGCGACTAAACGAACAAGTATTGATTAAAAATTACTGTAAGGATGAAATTTTATTCTTTGATGGAGAAGAGGTTGAATATTGTTATATTATAGTTAGTGGCAAAGTTAAAATATCTAAATTTACTCCTAATGGCCAAGAAAAAATTATTCATATTCTTAAAGCAGGAGAAATGATTAATGAGATTGATTTAGATAAGCGGTCTAGTTCTGTAACTGCTGAGGTAATTGAGACAGGAGAGATTATTTCCATCAAAATTTATAAATTACTTAAGATTATGAAGGATAGTTTTGAATTAACCACTAGAATTTTCGCCTCAAATAGTTTAAAGTTAAGAAAGACTTACCGCCAAATTAGAAACTTAGGTTTAAAAAATTCTGGGCCAAGGATAGCTAGTCGCTTATGGAAGTTGGCCCGTGATTATGGTAAGGATAGTAAGCAGGGGATTAAAATAGATTTAAATTTAACCCAACGAGAACTTGCATTAATGATTGGAATCAGTCGAGAAACAGTAAGTCGTTTTCTAAGTAAATTAGATACTGAAGGAGTCATTGTCTGTGGTAAGAGTAAGATTATAATTAAAGATTTAAAAGAGCTTAGAGCTAGAGCTTAG
- the hemA gene encoding glutamyl-tRNA reductase yields the protein MQLVVIGASHKTAPVEIREKFSLISSSQEEVITNIKGQVKIKEGVILSTCNRTEIYLVVSDNTIIDKIALKVFKSITDLNVDKLQEYTYVYQGVNVGKHLYKVISSLDSLVVGEDQILGQVKEAFQQANKNNLIGSYLHNLFTNAFRVGKRVRAETNIGAGATSVSYAAVELAKEIFGTLSGETVLILGAGETSELTLKSLVDHGVKGVMVSNRTYTRGQKLAAKFSGEVVKWDMLEKWIQDVDIIISSTAAPHYVLHYDQVKKAMEHRRGPLFLIDIAVPRDIEAEISGIPGVHLYDIDDLEEVIEKNISHRKDAIEDVKNIITEETTALKKWLNEQQVIPMIKKMRAEAEKIKEEELTKALKDLNQQKDAAKIMSTRINRLTNKLLHYPTVKIKELSNHDQFDDQALELIKELFSIK from the coding sequence ATGCAGTTAGTAGTTATAGGAGCAAGCCATAAAACAGCCCCTGTAGAAATTAGAGAGAAGTTTTCTCTAATTAGCAGTTCACAAGAAGAAGTTATAACTAATATAAAGGGCCAAGTTAAGATAAAGGAAGGAGTTATTTTATCTACTTGTAACCGGACTGAGATTTATTTAGTAGTTAGTGATAATACAATAATAGATAAGATTGCTCTAAAAGTTTTCAAATCTATTACTGATTTAAATGTAGATAAGTTACAAGAGTATACATATGTATATCAAGGAGTTAATGTGGGAAAACATCTATATAAAGTAATCAGTAGCTTAGATTCTTTGGTCGTAGGTGAAGACCAGATTTTAGGACAAGTTAAAGAGGCTTTTCAACAGGCTAACAAGAATAATTTAATAGGCAGTTATTTACATAATTTATTTACTAATGCTTTTAGAGTAGGAAAAAGGGTTAGGGCTGAAACTAATATTGGAGCTGGAGCCACCTCAGTAAGTTATGCAGCAGTAGAATTAGCTAAAGAGATATTTGGAACATTATCAGGGGAGACAGTCCTAATTTTAGGTGCTGGAGAAACGAGTGAATTAACCTTAAAATCACTGGTTGACCATGGAGTTAAAGGCGTTATGGTTTCTAACCGGACTTATACAAGAGGTCAAAAATTAGCTGCCAAATTCTCAGGTGAAGTTGTTAAATGGGATATGTTAGAGAAGTGGATTCAAGATGTTGATATTATTATTAGTTCAACGGCTGCACCTCATTATGTACTTCACTATGATCAAGTTAAAAAAGCTATGGAGCACAGAAGAGGCCCTTTGTTTTTAATTGATATTGCTGTACCTAGAGATATTGAAGCTGAGATTAGTGGTATTCCAGGAGTTCATTTATATGATATAGATGATTTGGAAGAAGTTATAGAAAAAAATATTTCTCATAGAAAAGATGCCATAGAGGATGTAAAAAATATTATTACAGAAGAAACAACTGCTTTGAAAAAGTGGCTAAATGAACAACAAGTTATTCCTATGATTAAGAAGATGAGGGCTGAGGCAGAAAAGATTAAAGAAGAAGAGTTAACTAAAGCATTAAAAGATCTAAATCAGCAAAAAGATGCAGCAAAAATAATGAGCACCAGAATTAACCGTCTAACAAATAAATTATTACACTATCCGACAGTTAAGATTAAAGAGTTATCCAACCATGATCAATTTGATGATCAGGCGCTAGAGTTAATTAAAGAATTATTTAGCATCAAATAA
- a CDS encoding precorrin-2 dehydrogenase/sirohydrochlorin ferrochelatase family protein, whose amino-acid sequence MNLYPINLDLVKKNVLVVGGGKVAYRKLERLLTTKANITLVSPKLNQAVQKLIVKEEIIYYQREFITADITDKFLAFAATDDRAVNQQISKVAKVNNTLVNVVDSKEESDFTLPAVISQGALLLAISSGGNLPALSRVIKEELVAQFSQEYAIFLEIMEELRPLILNEIKDEDQRRELFRRLADLELIKSLSTDKNKALVKLKEYLPSQIRRVIDERVSYRNAQE is encoded by the coding sequence ATGAATTTATATCCGATAAATTTAGATTTAGTTAAGAAAAATGTATTAGTAGTTGGAGGAGGCAAAGTAGCATATCGTAAGTTAGAACGTCTACTAACTACTAAAGCGAATATTACTTTAGTCAGCCCCAAATTAAATCAAGCTGTACAAAAGTTGATTGTAAAAGAAGAGATTATCTATTATCAGCGGGAGTTTATTACTGCTGATATAACGGATAAATTTTTAGCCTTTGCTGCTACAGATGATAGAGCAGTAAATCAACAAATTAGTAAAGTAGCTAAGGTTAATAATACTTTGGTTAATGTAGTAGATAGTAAAGAAGAATCTGATTTTACTTTGCCAGCTGTGATTTCTCAAGGGGCTTTGTTATTAGCTATATCCAGTGGTGGCAACCTACCTGCTCTCTCCCGAGTAATCAAAGAAGAATTAGTAGCTCAATTTTCACAAGAATACGCTATTTTTTTAGAAATAATGGAGGAACTTAGGCCTTTAATCTTAAATGAAATAAAAGATGAAGACCAAAGAAGAGAACTATTTAGAAGATTAGCTGATTTAGAATTAATAAAATCGTTATCTACTGATAAAAATAAAGCTTTAGTAAAACTTAAAGAGTATTTACCAAGTCAGATAAGGAGAGTTATAGATGAAAGAGTTAGTTATCGGAACGCGCAAGAGTGA
- the hemC gene encoding hydroxymethylbilane synthase → MKELVIGTRKSDLAVAQTKLVANRLQAEFPDYKIILNKISTKGDRILDRSLVDIGGKGLFIKEIEVALLQEEIDLAVHSLKDVPGAVTDQFEIVASPKRANPYDVLISNEGQLLDQLAQGARIGTGSARRKSQLLNYRPDLEVVAIRGNINTRLDKLANQDLDAIVLAAAGLERMGWEDKITQYLDFPPFIPAVGQGALALEVRKDDQQIKRILSAINHQPTYDVITAERGFLACLDGDCKAPLGALAQIRGDKLTIAGMVAKLDGSRLIKDQVTGLRKDVAKLGAKLGEKLLNQGAKEILAEIKEEN, encoded by the coding sequence ATGAAAGAGTTAGTTATCGGAACGCGCAAGAGTGATTTAGCTGTAGCTCAAACAAAGCTTGTAGCTAATAGGTTACAAGCTGAATTTCCAGACTATAAAATTATTTTAAATAAGATAAGTACTAAAGGAGATCGGATTTTAGATAGATCGCTGGTTGATATAGGTGGTAAGGGATTATTTATTAAAGAAATAGAGGTTGCTTTACTACAAGAAGAGATTGATTTAGCTGTTCATAGTCTAAAGGATGTTCCAGGAGCAGTAACAGATCAATTTGAAATCGTAGCTAGTCCTAAACGGGCCAACCCCTATGATGTATTGATCTCTAATGAAGGGCAGTTGTTAGACCAACTAGCGCAAGGAGCTAGGATTGGAACAGGTAGTGCAAGAAGAAAGAGTCAACTATTAAATTACCGACCTGATTTAGAGGTTGTAGCAATCAGAGGTAATATTAATACGAGATTAGATAAATTAGCTAACCAAGATTTAGATGCTATTGTATTAGCAGCAGCTGGATTAGAAAGGATGGGTTGGGAGGATAAAATCACCCAGTATTTAGATTTTCCTCCCTTCATACCTGCAGTTGGTCAAGGGGCTTTGGCCCTAGAGGTAAGAAAGGATGACCAGCAGATAAAGAGGATATTAAGTGCAATTAATCACCAACCAACTTATGATGTTATCACAGCTGAGCGTGGTTTTTTAGCCTGTTTAGATGGAGATTGTAAAGCGCCATTAGGGGCCTTGGCCCAAATTAGAGGTGATAAATTAACTATTGCAGGAATGGTAGCTAAGTTAGATGGTAGTAGATTAATTAAAGATCAAGTGACAGGTTTACGAAAAGATGTAGCTAAGTTAGGGGCTAAATTAGGAGAGAAATTACTTAACCAAGGAGCAAAAGAAATATTGGCTGAAATTAAGGAGGAGAATTAA
- the cobA gene encoding uroporphyrinogen-III C-methyltransferase, translated as MLGKVYIIGAGPGDEGLITAKGLKIIKQADVILYDRLANPKLLNQAQEEAQLFYVGKKAGEHYRTQTEINQLLIEQAQAGKLVARLKGGDPFIFGRGGEEATTLVEAGIEFEIIPGITSPIAVPAYAGIPLTHRDFNSSVAFVTGHESPTKDQSQVNWSQLATGVGSLVILMGVRKLPQIVPQLIDAGRDRQTPVALVRWGTRAKQETLVGTLENIVSKVEEANFKPPAIIIVGEVVKLRKKLNWFEKKELFGKSIVVTRPQKQAQDFCQSLATAGAKVIEAPAIEIKPPVDYQELDNKLEQLKSYDWVIFTSVNGVKYVIERLFSLGEDVRALAGVKLCAIGSKTAAKLKSYGLRVDYIPEDYVSESILAGFSEQDLTSKKFLLPRANLARAALKEGLLDLGAEVDNITAYQTVEGSGNNQVIKRLKEGEIDLITFTSSSTVRNFMNGLGSNYKKLLRGVDIACIGPITAGTARKYGLTVEIIANEYTIAGLTEAIKKYYRRD; from the coding sequence ATGTTAGGTAAGGTCTATATCATTGGAGCAGGTCCAGGTGATGAAGGTTTAATTACTGCTAAGGGACTAAAGATAATTAAACAAGCAGATGTAATCTTATATGATCGATTAGCAAATCCTAAATTATTAAATCAGGCCCAAGAAGAAGCTCAATTATTTTATGTAGGTAAAAAAGCCGGGGAGCATTATCGAACTCAAACAGAGATTAATCAACTATTAATTGAGCAGGCTCAAGCAGGAAAATTAGTCGCTCGTTTAAAAGGTGGAGATCCTTTTATTTTTGGTCGGGGCGGAGAAGAAGCTACAACTTTAGTTGAAGCAGGAATAGAATTTGAAATTATTCCTGGGATTACTTCTCCTATTGCAGTACCTGCTTATGCAGGGATTCCTTTAACTCACCGAGACTTTAATTCATCTGTCGCTTTTGTCACAGGACACGAAAGTCCAACTAAAGATCAATCTCAGGTTAATTGGAGCCAGTTAGCAACAGGAGTAGGTAGTTTAGTAATCTTAATGGGGGTAAGGAAGCTACCTCAGATTGTACCCCAATTAATAGATGCAGGTCGAGATCGACAGACACCAGTTGCACTAGTTAGATGGGGCACTAGAGCTAAGCAAGAGACTTTAGTTGGTACTTTAGAGAATATTGTTAGTAAAGTAGAGGAAGCTAACTTTAAGCCACCAGCAATTATAATAGTTGGTGAAGTAGTTAAACTAAGAAAAAAGTTAAACTGGTTTGAAAAGAAAGAATTATTTGGGAAGAGTATTGTAGTAACTCGGCCTCAAAAGCAGGCCCAAGATTTTTGCCAATCATTAGCTACAGCAGGGGCCAAGGTAATTGAAGCTCCTGCTATCGAAATTAAACCGCCAGTTGATTATCAAGAATTAGATAATAAGTTAGAGCAATTAAAAAGTTATGATTGGGTTATCTTTACCAGTGTTAATGGGGTTAAATATGTAATAGAAAGATTATTTAGTTTAGGAGAGGATGTACGGGCTTTAGCTGGAGTAAAGTTATGTGCTATTGGCTCTAAGACAGCTGCCAAGCTAAAATCCTATGGCTTAAGAGTTGATTATATTCCTGAAGATTATGTAAGTGAATCAATTTTAGCAGGATTTAGTGAGCAAGATTTAACAAGTAAGAAATTTTTATTACCTCGGGCCAACCTTGCTAGAGCAGCTCTAAAAGAAGGATTGCTCGATTTAGGGGCAGAAGTTGATAATATAACGGCTTACCAAACAGTAGAAGGTAGTGGAAATAACCAGGTAATTAAGAGGTTAAAGGAAGGGGAGATTGACTTAATAACTTTTACTAGCTCATCTACAGTCCGTAATTTTATGAACGGGTTAGGAAGTAATTATAAAAAATTGCTACGGGGTGTTGATATAGCTTGTATTGGCCCAATTACAGCTGGTACGGCTAGAAAGTATGGGTTAACAGTAGAGATAATAGCTAATGAGTATACCATTGCAGGTTTAACTGAGGCAATCAAGAAATATTATAGGAGGGATTAA
- the hemB gene encoding porphobilinogen synthase yields the protein MNLTHRPRRLRRTASVRKLVRETKLTAADLIYPLFVVHGIEIKEEISSLPGNYHLSLDLLLEEIADLVKLGIGGIILFGIPQIKDQLGSGAWDQEEIVQQACRQIKEEYPDLLVITDVCLCQYTSHGHCGAIKNGYVQNDITLENLAKTALSHAKAGADMVAPSDMMDGRVKAIRERLDQEGYQDTAIMAYSAKYSSAFYGPFREAAHSAPQEGDRSSYQMDPANSDEALREIKLDLEEGADIVMVKPALPYLDIIRRAKDQFNTPLAAYNVSGEYAMIKAAAQKGWLDEEKTALESLTSIKRAGAEIIITYWAKDIAKKLAKDN from the coding sequence ATGAATCTAACTCATCGACCACGGAGATTGCGCCGGACAGCTTCGGTTAGAAAGTTAGTGCGTGAAACTAAATTAACAGCTGCTGATTTAATTTATCCGTTATTTGTAGTCCATGGTATAGAGATAAAAGAAGAGATTTCTTCTTTACCAGGGAATTATCATTTATCTTTAGATTTGTTATTAGAAGAAATAGCTGACTTAGTTAAGCTAGGAATAGGAGGGATAATTTTATTTGGAATTCCTCAGATCAAGGATCAACTAGGATCTGGTGCTTGGGACCAAGAGGAGATTGTTCAGCAGGCTTGTCGCCAGATTAAAGAGGAGTATCCAGATTTATTAGTAATTACAGATGTTTGTTTATGCCAGTACACTAGTCATGGTCACTGTGGAGCTATAAAAAATGGCTATGTTCAAAATGATATTACTTTGGAGAATTTGGCTAAGACTGCTTTATCCCATGCTAAAGCAGGGGCAGATATGGTAGCTCCTTCAGATATGATGGATGGACGAGTAAAAGCTATTCGAGAGAGGTTAGATCAGGAAGGATATCAAGATACAGCAATCATGGCTTATTCAGCCAAGTATTCTTCAGCCTTTTATGGGCCATTTCGAGAAGCAGCTCATTCAGCCCCTCAAGAGGGAGATCGTAGTTCTTATCAAATGGATCCAGCTAATAGTGATGAAGCTTTACGGGAAATTAAATTAGATTTAGAAGAAGGAGCAGATATTGTAATGGTTAAGCCTGCCTTACCTTACCTTGATATTATTAGACGGGCCAAGGATCAATTCAATACACCTTTAGCAGCTTATAATGTTAGTGGTGAGTATGCAATGATTAAGGCAGCAGCACAAAAAGGATGGTTAGATGAAGAAAAGACTGCTTTAGAGAGCTTAACTAGTATTAAGCGAGCTGGAGCAGAGATTATTATTACTTATTGGGCCAAGGACATAGCCAAAAAATTGGCAAAGGACAATTAA
- the hemL gene encoding glutamate-1-semialdehyde 2,1-aminomutase — MSRSKEAFKQAKEVIPGGVNSPARAFAAVDSDPLFIEKGTGALIYDIEGNEYIDYVGSWGPMILGYNHPQVIESLQQQLMKGTSFGAPTEVETELAKLVIGAVDSIDQVRMVNSGTEATMSALRLARGYTGKDKIIKLKGCYHGHGDSLLVEAGSGVTTLGISGSPGVPDEIAEETIVAPYNNLEAIEEIYNTYQGQIAAVILEPVTGNMGVIRPQVGYLEGLREITATNNSLLIFDEVMTGFRLAYGGAQELYEIEPDITTLGKIIGGGLPVGAYGGKKEIMEYVAPAGPVYQAGTLSGNPLAMAAGIETLKLLQQPGVYSMLEEKAAKLEKGFKDNIKQLEVAADVSRVGSMFSIFFTDKQVIDYKTAKESDTDAFTTYFKQMLAAGIYLPPSQFESNFVSLAHVEADLDATIEANYNALAKVKKKQEG, encoded by the coding sequence ATGTCTAGATCAAAGGAAGCATTTAAGCAGGCTAAAGAGGTTATTCCTGGTGGAGTTAATAGTCCAGCTCGAGCATTTGCAGCTGTTGATAGTGACCCTTTATTTATAGAAAAGGGGACTGGAGCTTTAATTTATGATATTGAAGGAAATGAGTATATTGATTATGTTGGTTCTTGGGGGCCTATGATTCTAGGTTATAATCATCCTCAAGTAATAGAATCATTACAACAGCAATTAATGAAGGGGACTAGTTTTGGAGCTCCTACAGAAGTAGAAACTGAATTAGCAAAGTTAGTTATTGGAGCTGTTGATTCAATTGATCAGGTTAGAATGGTCAATTCAGGAACTGAAGCAACAATGAGTGCTTTAAGACTGGCTAGAGGTTATACAGGAAAGGATAAGATTATTAAGTTAAAAGGATGTTATCATGGCCATGGTGATAGTTTATTGGTAGAAGCTGGTTCTGGGGTGACTACATTAGGTATTTCTGGTAGTCCAGGGGTACCAGATGAGATTGCTGAAGAAACAATTGTAGCACCTTATAATAATTTAGAAGCTATAGAGGAGATATATAATACATATCAAGGTCAAATTGCAGCTGTTATTTTAGAACCGGTGACAGGGAATATGGGGGTAATTCGACCGCAAGTAGGTTACTTAGAAGGTTTACGAGAGATTACAGCTACTAATAATAGCTTACTAATCTTTGATGAAGTAATGACGGGATTTAGATTGGCTTATGGAGGAGCCCAAGAATTATATGAAATTGAACCTGATATAACTACTTTAGGTAAGATTATTGGTGGAGGATTACCAGTTGGTGCTTATGGTGGTAAAAAAGAGATTATGGAGTATGTAGCTCCAGCAGGTCCAGTCTATCAAGCTGGTACTTTATCAGGTAATCCATTAGCAATGGCAGCAGGTATTGAAACACTAAAGTTATTACAACAGCCTGGTGTTTATAGTATGTTAGAGGAAAAAGCGGCTAAATTAGAAAAAGGGTTTAAAGATAATATTAAGCAATTAGAAGTTGCAGCTGATGTCTCTAGGGTAGGTTCAATGTTTAGTATCTTCTTTACAGATAAGCAAGTTATTGATTATAAGACAGCTAAAGAATCTGATACAGATGCTTTTACTACTTATTTTAAGCAAATGTTAGCAGCAGGAATTTATCTGCCACCATCTCAGTTTGAGTCTAATTTTGTCTCCTTGGCCCATGTAGAGGCTGATTTAGATGCTACTATAGAAGCAAATTATAATGCATTAGCTAAAGTAAAGAAAAAGCAGGAGGGATAG
- a CDS encoding sirohydrochlorin chelatase, which translates to MKQGVILLGHGSRSTAAQQELSTLSSQLKKEISYPIEEANLELTKPNFWDAAKKLINQGINKIIIVPLFLFTGYHVSQGIPRLIADAKDEYPEIDFQLTSHLAAETTLFKEIIKEKIDR; encoded by the coding sequence ATGAAGCAAGGGGTTATTTTATTAGGCCATGGTAGTAGATCAACTGCTGCTCAGCAGGAATTATCTACTTTAAGCTCCCAACTAAAAAAAGAAATATCCTATCCCATAGAAGAAGCTAATTTAGAGCTTACTAAGCCAAATTTTTGGGATGCTGCAAAAAAATTAATTAACCAAGGAATAAATAAGATCATCATTGTGCCTTTATTTTTATTTACTGGTTATCATGTTAGTCAGGGAATCCCTCGATTAATAGCAGATGCTAAGGACGAATATCCAGAGATTGATTTTCAGCTGACTAGTCATCTAGCAGCTGAAACTACTTTGTTTAAAGAAATAATTAAAGAAAAGATTGATAGATAG